The genomic segment AGCGGTGTCGGTGAAGTCGGCAACGCAAAATGCGGTGATATTATGAGAATCTATCTTGATATCGAAGATGGTCGTATCAAAGATGTCAAGTTCAAAACGTTCGGCTGTGGTGCGGCGATCGCGACGAGCAGCATGGTGACAGAGCTTGTTATGGGCAAAACGCTCGAAGAAGCATTAGAAGTAACGAACAACACAGTAGCAGAAGCGCTTGACGGACTTCCGCCGGCGAAGATGCACTGTTCGAACTTGGCGGCAGATGCGATGCATGCAGCAATTCAAGATTATATGAAAAAAGAGAAAGTGCAGGCATAAACGATGAAAAAGCAACGCGTTGTAGTTGCGATGAGCGGAGGAGTGGACAGTTCTTTAACTGCCGCTCTTTTGCTGCGTCAAGGCTACGAAGTAATCGGCGTGACGATGCGCCTTTGGAATGACCCGACGTTACCGAAAACAGAAGAAGACTCGTCCAAGCGAGCTGTCGATGATGCGAAAGC from the Selenomonadales bacterium genome contains:
- the nifU gene encoding Fe-S cluster assembly scaffold protein NifU, encoding MYTDKVMDHFTNPRNVGEIKDASGVGEVGNAKCGDIMRIYLDIEDGRIKDVKFKTFGCGAAIATSSMVTELVMGKTLEEALEVTNNTVAEALDGLPPAKMHCSNLAADAMHAAIQDYMKKEKVQA